DNA from Aliarcobacter butzleri:
TTTAGCTACTCCTGTTTCAGAACTATTTTATAAAGGTGCTACAAAACAACTTGATAAATTAGATATTAAAATCAAAGATGAATTTGGTGTGGGTGTAGTAATTGCAAGTGAAAACTATCCTTATAGTTCTAGTAAACCTGCAGAAATAACTGTTGATGAAATTGAAAATGAACTTTCGAACAGTTCTCATATTTCTTATGCAGGTGTTGAAAAAATAGATGGAAAACTGATGGCAACAGGTGGAAGAGTTCTTGTTTGTATAGGATTTGGTAAAACTATAAAAGAAGCAAGAGACAATGCTTATAAATTAACTACTAAAGTTCATTTTTCTGGTAAAAAATGTCGTTCAGATATAGCTTATCAAGCTTTAAAGTAATTATTTATGCAACAAAATAGTTCTAACCTTCAACTAGCTTCGATGCGTTCACGTGCATTTGCATATATTATTGATGATTTAATTATCACAATAATTGTAATGGCAATTTTTTGGGATAGAATTATGTCAGTTAGTCATGATTCAGAAGCAATGATATACTTAATGCAAACAGAGTTAGTAACACCTTTATTTATTTTAAAAATTGTTTATCAAACTTTTTTTGTTTGGTATTATGGTGCGACTATAGGTAAAATTATTGTAAAAATTAGAGTAATTGATGCAAACCATTGGGGTAGAGTATCAATGTTTGCAGCTTTGTTGAGAGCAGTTGGAAGAGTTTTTTCAGAAATGTTCTTTTATATAGGTTTTTTAATAGGCTTTTTTAACGATGGGAGAAAAACATTCCATGATTTTACAGGAAAAACGTTGGTAGTAAATGCGTAAAATAATCACTTCTTTAATAATCACTTCTGCTTTATTACAAGCACAAGAAATAAACAATGAAAAATTTCAATTAATTGCAAAAGATATTGACTCAAAAGATAAAGTAATAACTGCAGTTGGAGATGTTGTAATATATTCGCCAACTTATTATCTAAGTGCAGATAAAATTATTTTTGATCAAGATAATGAAACATTTGAACTTTTTGACAATGTTTTAATTATAAAAGATAATAATATTCAAACACAAAGTAATTATGCTTTTGTTGACTTAAAAAATGATGTTTCAAAACAATATCCTACTTTTTTATATGAAAATAGTAGTAACATTTGGGTAAATACAAAAGAATCAAATAAAAATAAAGAATTAGTGGATCTTGAAAGTTCAATTATTTCTTCTTGTGATTGTGAAGATCCAGTTTGGAGTATTAGAGCCTCTTCAATGGATTATGATACAGAAAAAATGTGGATAAATACATATAACTCAAGGTTATATGTAAAAGATGTACCAGTATTTTATACACCATATTTTGGATTTCCTACAGATACAACAAGAAGAACAGGGTTATTGATTCCAACTATAGGTTATTCTGGAGGTGAAGGATTTAGATATTCTCAACCTATCTTTTTTGCTCCAGCAGATAATTATGATTTTGAATTAATCCCTCAAATTAGAACAAATAGAGGAGAAGGTGCTTATGGTATTTATAGATATGCCGATTCTCCTGATTCAATGCTAAAAATTAAGACTGGATATTTTAATGAGAAATCAAGTTATATGGATGAAGAAGGTTTAAAAAATAGTGAAGACTATGGTGCAGACTTAGAATATACAAGAAGAAATCTTTTTGCAACTAAAAATGAGCATCAAGATGGAATTTACGTTTTAGCAAGATACTTAAATGATGTACAATACAACAATCTTGATGATTCTTCTTATTCTATAAATACAGATAAAAAAGTTGAATCAAAATTTAACTATTTTTATAATACTTCAGATTATTATGCTGGGACTTATGCAAGATATTATATAGATACATCAAGAGATGCTACAACAAAAGAGATGGTTTCAAATAATGAAACTCTTCAAGAATTACCACAAGTTCATCTACACTCTTATAATAAAGAATTATTAGATACTTTAGTTTATTCTATGGATGCTAAATACATGAACTACACAAGACCACGTGGTTTAACTGCAAATGTTTATGAGTTTAATGTTCCTATTAGCTATACAAAATATTTTGCAGATGATTTTTTATACCTTACTTTAGAAAACAAAACTATTATAAATGAGTATGAATATGGTAACTATAAAAAAGGCTTTAAATATCTAAATGGTAGTAGTAGTTACAAATATGAAGATGGAACTTTAATACAAAATAGAAGTTCAATTCTACTTGGAAGTGATTTAATAAAACCATACAATGATTATTTACATACAATGAATTTAAGTGCTGAGTATGTTATTCCAAAAAATCTAAAAGAAGATGGTGATTTATATGGAATAACAGTTGAAAAGCAAAATGATGAAGCTAGATATAATGAATTGAGTATTTTTCCTACATTAAAAGATCAAAAATATGTAAATTTATCATTGAATCAATCTTTATATGACAAAGAAAATTTAAAACAATTCATAAATCACAAAATGACACAAGCTATTTTATATGATGAAATAGGTGATGCAAGACTTGAAGATTATGAAAACTATGTAAAAATAAATCACGATTATGGTTCAATTTCTGGAAGAGTAATTTATAATATTGAAGATGGACAAGTTGTAGAAGATAGTATTAATAATACATTTAGATTTGGTTATTTTTCTTTTGGAGCAGGTTATTATCAATCTAAAAAAACTGAAAATATTTTTAATGATAGAGATGATTTAGAATCTTATCGATTTAATACTGCTTATAAATTAGCAAAAGATTATTCGATAAGATACTACGAAAATTATAATATAAAAGAAAAAACAAGAAATAAACAAGGAATAGGTTTAACTATTGATGATAATTGTTGGAATCTAGATCTTTCAGTTGAAAAAGAGATTTTCCCTAGAAGTACAGGAGATTATGATGCAAAAGAACAAACAATTCTTTATGCAATTATAACTTTAAAACCAATAGGTGGAATTAAACAAAAATATGAATTGTCAGAGAATGGTAAATAATGAGTTCTGATAAAATATTTTTTAAAAATAGAGAAGTTGCAGCATATAAACTTCTTGATGTCTTACCAATAGATAGTAT
Protein-coding regions in this window:
- a CDS encoding RDD family protein, with product MQQNSSNLQLASMRSRAFAYIIDDLIITIIVMAIFWDRIMSVSHDSEAMIYLMQTELVTPLFILKIVYQTFFVWYYGATIGKIIVKIRVIDANHWGRVSMFAALLRAVGRVFSEMFFYIGFLIGFFNDGRKTFHDFTGKTLVVNA
- a CDS encoding LPS-assembly protein LptD, which produces MRKIITSLIITSALLQAQEINNEKFQLIAKDIDSKDKVITAVGDVVIYSPTYYLSADKIIFDQDNETFELFDNVLIIKDNNIQTQSNYAFVDLKNDVSKQYPTFLYENSSNIWVNTKESNKNKELVDLESSIISSCDCEDPVWSIRASSMDYDTEKMWINTYNSRLYVKDVPVFYTPYFGFPTDTTRRTGLLIPTIGYSGGEGFRYSQPIFFAPADNYDFELIPQIRTNRGEGAYGIYRYADSPDSMLKIKTGYFNEKSSYMDEEGLKNSEDYGADLEYTRRNLFATKNEHQDGIYVLARYLNDVQYNNLDDSSYSINTDKKVESKFNYFYNTSDYYAGTYARYYIDTSRDATTKEMVSNNETLQELPQVHLHSYNKELLDTLVYSMDAKYMNYTRPRGLTANVYEFNVPISYTKYFADDFLYLTLENKTIINEYEYGNYKKGFKYLNGSSSYKYEDGTLIQNRSSILLGSDLIKPYNDYLHTMNLSAEYVIPKNLKEDGDLYGITVEKQNDEARYNELSIFPTLKDQKYVNLSLNQSLYDKENLKQFINHKMTQAILYDEIGDARLEDYENYVKINHDYGSISGRVIYNIEDGQVVEDSINNTFRFGYFSFGAGYYQSKKTENIFNDRDDLESYRFNTAYKLAKDYSIRYYENYNIKEKTRNKQGIGLTIDDNCWNLDLSVEKEIFPRSTGDYDAKEQTILYAIITLKPIGGIKQKYELSENGK